The following are encoded in a window of Ruminiclostridium herbifermentans genomic DNA:
- the proB gene encoding glutamate 5-kinase: MDFEREHLKDSQRIVIKVGTSTLTYDTGKINFTRIDKLARIISDLSNQGKEVILVTSGAIGVGVDKLKLPERPKTIREKQAVAAVGQCELMHMYSKFFSEYGHIVAQILLTRDIMSDDHCRENVVNTFETLLKKGIIPIVNENDSVSIVELKAGQKDTFSENDTLSALVSKLIAADLLIILSDIDGFFDSDPRKNPDSKMLSIIKEITPDIELCAEGAGTKRGTGGMVTKLKAAKIATRSGVNVVLTNGSNPEVIMDIINGENLGTIFVGKAKKEDVKVKK; encoded by the coding sequence ATGGACTTTGAAAGAGAACATTTAAAAGATTCACAGAGAATAGTCATTAAGGTAGGGACGTCAACATTAACTTACGATACAGGCAAAATAAACTTTACCCGTATAGATAAGTTGGCTAGAATAATTTCGGATTTATCAAATCAGGGTAAAGAAGTTATACTTGTTACATCTGGTGCTATTGGTGTAGGCGTAGATAAGTTAAAATTGCCCGAAAGGCCCAAAACAATACGTGAAAAGCAGGCCGTTGCTGCTGTTGGACAATGTGAACTTATGCATATGTACAGCAAATTCTTTTCTGAATATGGGCATATTGTCGCACAGATATTGCTGACTAGAGATATAATGAGTGATGACCATTGCCGTGAGAATGTAGTAAATACATTTGAAACATTGCTAAAGAAGGGTATAATACCTATCGTAAATGAAAATGATTCTGTATCTATAGTTGAATTGAAGGCAGGTCAAAAAGATACTTTCAGTGAGAATGACACTTTGTCAGCTCTTGTTTCTAAGCTTATAGCTGCAGATTTATTAATTATATTATCTGATATCGATGGCTTTTTTGACTCGGATCCAAGGAAAAATCCTGATTCCAAAATGCTTTCTATTATTAAAGAAATTACTCCCGATATCGAACTTTGTGCAGAAGGTGCTGGTACAAAGAGAGGAACAGGAGGAATGGTCACAAAGCTTAAGGCAGCAAAAATTGCTACAAGATCAGGAGTAAATGTAGTCTTAACAAATGGAAGTAATCCCGAAGTTATTATGGATATAATTAATGGCGAGAATCTAGGTACAATTTTTGTTGGAAAAGCTAAGAAAGAAGACGTAAAAGTTAAGAAATAA
- a CDS encoding beta-propeller domain-containing protein, translating into MKKKLKSSSILALTLSILFSIMSPSSGHTLSLPNQDNPAAESYESSDIYLYVGSPLILSQDKISPLDPENLDVAATVIDNRTLVPLRALSEYFKADVSYNAEQRKAIINYNGKQYIFPIGEKKYIIKDKSSENEVLLDTKTSILNQRTMVPLKVICEDILGRKVSYYNKIIAIGNTEINLKENKKLADSIKQKIGAAVKATSLDQIKAVMSQSDIRLDNIFIAFSEAAELEVSKAAADASVSNSPLSDTANSSSDYSTTNTQVQGIDEADIVKTDGKYIYIAGNNAVRIVSTDSNGTLKESAIIKLPQNKTVAEIYIDENRLVLIGNRYETQNSTIPEQKTKASPAIENEFIATTDIAPDAKLYIPYRYKNYSFVDVYDTSDHQNPKFIKGHEMEGSYQSSRKNSDIVYLVTNSRIYNDIILPYMRDTVVSDKHEALSISDIMLLPDEKSYGYLVISAINISNNEKTQVEAITASGHIMYMNTSSIYLVGNNYNGNSTITKFNIDGMKIGYAGSGNVNGYVLNQFSMDEHNGYFRIATTWNSENNLFILDNSLNICGSVTGLAKGEQIYSVRFMGDKGYIVTYRTIDPLFVFDLSDPKSPKVTGELKIPGFSNYLHPVGDNLILGIGQDTYEIYKKDSTGKEIVVGTRQGGLKLSLFDVSDMGKPTEISNYVLGDSGSYSEALYNHKAVMFDKTNNNVVFDVYITDTSNNWSQGAAVINLDNNNINLKGILEYIQPEVYGNYIPNGRRNLYIGDKIYYIQDGIVSSYDYKTLEKIDTLMLK; encoded by the coding sequence ATGAAAAAAAAACTTAAATCTAGCAGCATTTTAGCTCTAACCCTCTCAATTTTATTTAGCATTATGTCTCCTTCATCAGGTCACACATTATCTTTACCAAATCAAGATAACCCAGCTGCAGAAAGTTATGAAAGCAGTGATATCTATCTTTATGTAGGGAGTCCACTCATACTTTCACAGGATAAAATATCACCATTGGACCCTGAAAATCTCGACGTAGCAGCCACAGTTATTGACAATCGTACATTAGTCCCATTACGTGCACTGTCAGAATATTTTAAAGCCGATGTCAGCTACAACGCAGAACAAAGAAAAGCAATAATAAATTATAACGGCAAGCAATACATATTTCCAATAGGAGAAAAAAAATATATTATTAAAGATAAATCATCAGAAAATGAAGTTTTGCTAGATACAAAAACTTCTATCTTAAACCAGCGTACAATGGTACCTCTAAAAGTAATATGTGAAGACATATTAGGTCGTAAGGTTTCATACTATAACAAAATAATTGCTATAGGTAATACTGAAATTAATCTAAAAGAAAATAAAAAACTTGCAGACAGTATTAAGCAAAAAATAGGAGCTGCCGTTAAAGCAACCTCTCTTGATCAAATAAAAGCCGTCATGTCTCAGTCTGACATTAGGCTAGACAATATATTTATAGCCTTTTCTGAAGCTGCGGAATTAGAGGTTTCAAAAGCTGCTGCAGATGCATCTGTTAGCAATTCACCTCTATCGGATACCGCAAATTCTTCATCTGATTATTCTACTACAAATACACAGGTACAAGGCATTGACGAGGCTGATATTGTTAAAACAGATGGAAAGTATATCTATATTGCTGGAAACAATGCAGTCCGTATTGTCAGTACTGACAGTAATGGAACCTTAAAAGAATCAGCAATTATTAAACTGCCGCAAAATAAAACAGTAGCTGAAATATACATTGATGAAAACCGTCTTGTGTTAATTGGCAACAGGTATGAAACTCAAAATAGTACTATACCAGAACAAAAAACTAAAGCAAGTCCTGCTATTGAAAATGAATTTATAGCAACTACAGATATTGCTCCTGATGCCAAGCTATATATTCCTTATAGATATAAAAACTACAGTTTTGTTGATGTTTACGATACTTCTGACCATCAAAATCCAAAATTTATTAAAGGTCATGAAATGGAAGGCAGCTATCAATCCAGCCGAAAAAATAGTGATATAGTGTACCTTGTAACAAACTCTCGTATATATAACGATATAATATTGCCTTATATGAGAGATACAGTTGTAAGCGATAAGCACGAAGCTTTATCCATTAGCGACATAATGCTATTACCTGATGAAAAATCATATGGTTATTTAGTTATATCTGCCATTAATATAAGTAACAATGAGAAAACTCAGGTTGAAGCCATTACAGCCTCCGGACATATTATGTATATGAATACTTCATCCATTTATTTAGTAGGTAATAACTATAATGGTAACTCAACAATTACCAAATTTAATATAGATGGAATGAAAATAGGGTATGCTGGCTCAGGTAATGTAAATGGTTATGTATTAAATCAATTTTCTATGGACGAGCACAACGGATATTTCAGAATAGCTACAACCTGGAATAGTGAGAACAACCTATTTATACTGGATAATTCTCTTAATATTTGCGGCTCAGTAACAGGCTTAGCAAAAGGTGAGCAGATATATTCTGTACGTTTTATGGGAGATAAGGGATATATCGTAACCTATAGAACAATTGATCCTCTGTTTGTTTTTGATTTATCTGACCCGAAAAGTCCTAAAGTAACAGGAGAACTAAAAATACCAGGCTTCAGCAATTATTTGCACCCAGTTGGAGACAACCTGATTCTGGGAATTGGTCAGGATACCTATGAAATATACAAAAAAGATTCCACAGGCAAGGAAATTGTAGTAGGTACAAGACAAGGAGGTTTAAAGCTATCCTTATTTGATGTATCAGATATGGGTAAGCCTACGGAAATATCAAACTACGTGCTTGGCGACTCTGGCAGCTATTCCGAAGCCTTATATAATCATAAAGCTGTCATGTTTGATAAAACTAACAATAATGTAGTATTTGATGTATATATTACAGATACTTCAAACAATTGGAGCCAAGGCGCTGCGGTTATTAATTTAGATAACAACAATATTAATTTAAAAGGTATTTTGGAGTACATTCAGCCTGAAGTCTATGGAAATTATATACCAAATGGCCGTCGAAACTTATATATTGGTGACAAGATCTATTATATTCAGGATGGAATTGTTTCTTCATATGATTATAAAACATTAGAAAAAATTGATACACTTATGCTAAAGTAA
- the araA gene encoding L-arabinose isomerase, giving the protein MAMKDYEFWFVVGSQFLYGNEVLDTVASRAAEMAEKMNASGILPCKIVYKITAKTPEEIYSVVKDANYQDQCAGVIVWMHTFSPSKMWINGLKELQKPYCHFATQYNREIPNEEIDMDFMNLNQAAHGDREHGFISARLRMKRKVIAGYWQDADVLERLGDWMRAAIGVAFSKTLKVMRFGDNMRNVAVTEGDKVEVQTKLGWQVNTWPVGTLVEYINNVTDQEVDELMAEYTEKYEINTDKLSSIRYQAKEEIAIKKLLDREGCKAFSNTFEDLYGMEQLPGLASQRLMEQGYGYGGEGDWKVAAMTAIVKAMAEGKTGGTTFMEDYTYDLTKGNEYSLGAHMLEVCPTISAGKPKIEVHPLGIGGKADPARLVFEGKAGKAIVISLIDMGGRLRLICQDIECVKPIYEMPNLPVARVMWRALPNLLVGAEAWIVAGGAHHTVLTYDVTAEQMRDWARMMDIEFVHITKDTDIEKLEQELFLADLAWKLK; this is encoded by the coding sequence ATGGCAATGAAAGATTATGAATTTTGGTTTGTGGTAGGCAGTCAGTTTTTGTATGGAAACGAAGTTTTGGATACAGTGGCTTCTCGTGCTGCCGAAATGGCTGAGAAAATGAATGCTTCTGGAATTTTACCCTGCAAAATCGTGTATAAGATTACGGCTAAAACTCCTGAAGAAATATATAGTGTAGTAAAGGATGCTAATTATCAGGATCAATGTGCTGGTGTAATTGTGTGGATGCATACCTTTAGTCCATCTAAAATGTGGATTAATGGTTTAAAGGAACTTCAAAAGCCTTATTGTCATTTTGCTACTCAGTACAATAGGGAAATTCCAAATGAAGAAATAGATATGGATTTTATGAATCTTAATCAGGCAGCGCATGGTGACAGAGAGCATGGCTTTATTAGTGCACGTCTTCGCATGAAACGCAAGGTTATTGCTGGTTATTGGCAAGATGCTGATGTACTTGAAAGACTAGGAGATTGGATGCGAGCAGCCATAGGTGTTGCATTCAGCAAGACACTAAAGGTTATGAGATTCGGCGATAACATGCGTAATGTAGCTGTTACTGAGGGTGACAAGGTTGAAGTGCAGACAAAGCTTGGGTGGCAGGTTAATACTTGGCCTGTTGGTACGCTAGTAGAGTACATAAATAATGTTACAGACCAAGAAGTAGATGAGTTAATGGCTGAATATACAGAAAAATATGAGATTAATACTGACAAACTCAGTAGTATTCGCTATCAGGCGAAAGAGGAAATTGCTATTAAAAAGCTTTTGGATAGAGAAGGCTGTAAAGCATTCAGCAATACATTTGAGGACTTGTATGGTATGGAGCAGCTTCCAGGTCTAGCTAGTCAGCGATTAATGGAACAAGGATATGGATATGGCGGTGAAGGTGACTGGAAAGTAGCTGCAATGACTGCCATAGTAAAAGCAATGGCTGAAGGGAAAACTGGCGGAACTACTTTTATGGAAGACTATACATATGACTTGACAAAGGGTAATGAATACAGCTTGGGAGCACATATGCTAGAGGTTTGCCCAACTATTTCAGCAGGTAAACCCAAAATTGAAGTGCACCCACTTGGTATTGGAGGTAAAGCTGATCCTGCTCGACTTGTCTTTGAAGGAAAAGCTGGAAAAGCTATTGTAATAAGTCTTATAGATATGGGTGGCAGATTGCGCCTAATTTGTCAAGATATTGAGTGCGTGAAGCCTATATATGAAATGCCAAATCTGCCAGTTGCTCGTGTAATGTGGCGTGCTTTGCCAAACCTGCTTGTTGGAGCTGAGGCATGGATTGTTGCAGGAGGTGCTCACCATACAGTGCTGACATATGATGTAACTGCAGAGCAGATGAGAGATTGGGCACGTATGATGGACATTGAGTTTGTACATATTACAAAAGATACTGATATTGAAAAACTAGAACAAGAACTATTTCTTGCTGATCTTGCTTGGAAGTTGAAATAG
- a CDS encoding bactofilin family protein, whose translation MFNRQTDFEKATFDTLIGSNTELIGDINSKGIIRIDGKITGNISVQGDLFIGEAASIKGNVTASNIHVAGSIDGDVSSSGLLKLLSTAKLLGDIQVKSFICDEGSIFEGNCKMLETQTSKSLLMGKKKDYKKSSVIDEGQTEM comes from the coding sequence TTGTTTAATAGACAGACGGATTTTGAAAAAGCAACCTTTGATACCTTAATTGGTTCAAATACAGAATTAATAGGAGATATTAATTCTAAAGGAATTATCAGAATAGACGGAAAAATAACAGGAAATATTTCTGTTCAAGGTGACCTTTTTATAGGTGAAGCTGCTAGTATTAAAGGTAATGTCACAGCATCAAATATACATGTTGCAGGAAGCATTGATGGAGATGTATCTTCTTCAGGATTGCTTAAACTTTTATCTACCGCAAAATTGTTGGGAGATATCCAAGTAAAATCCTTTATTTGTGACGAAGGCAGTATATTTGAGGGAAATTGTAAAATGCTTGAAACCCAAACTTCAAAATCACTATTAATGGGTAAAAAGAAGGATTATAAGAAAAGTTCTGTTATTGACGAAGGACAAACAGAAATGTAA
- a CDS encoding flavodoxin family protein yields MKVIAINGSPRKNGNTSYALKVMTDELEQQGIEVETIQVGHLDIHGCIGCGYCHTSEENQCVFKDDIVNETAKKMREADGFILSSPTYYAGIAGTMKAFLDRVFFTSSSYFKYKVATSISVVRRAGGVDAVHQLNNYLNLAQTVIPPSQYWTIAYGREEGEVLQDEEGIQTLRKNARAMAWLLKTIELGKDKIPYPVEEKRAMTNFIR; encoded by the coding sequence ATGAAGGTTATTGCTATTAATGGAAGTCCGCGTAAAAACGGAAATACCAGCTACGCGCTGAAGGTTATGACAGATGAGTTGGAGCAGCAGGGAATTGAGGTTGAAACTATTCAAGTAGGACATCTTGATATTCATGGCTGCATAGGCTGTGGGTACTGCCACACTTCAGAAGAGAATCAATGCGTTTTCAAAGACGACATTGTTAACGAGACTGCGAAGAAAATGCGTGAAGCTGATGGATTTATATTGTCTTCTCCAACCTATTATGCAGGAATAGCGGGAACTATGAAAGCATTTCTGGACAGAGTGTTTTTTACAAGTTCGAGTTATTTTAAATACAAGGTAGCAACATCTATTTCAGTAGTAAGACGTGCAGGTGGTGTAGATGCAGTACATCAGCTAAATAACTATCTCAATTTAGCACAAACAGTCATTCCACCTTCTCAATACTGGACAATAGCATATGGAAGGGAAGAAGGAGAGGTTCTTCAGGATGAGGAAGGAATTCAAACTCTTCGCAAAAATGCTAGGGCTATGGCGTGGCTGCTTAAGACAATAGAACTAGGCAAGGATAAAATTCCTTACCCAGTAGAAGAAAAACGTGCCATGACTAATTTTATAAGATAA
- the araD gene encoding L-ribulose-5-phosphate 4-epimerase, whose product MLETLKEEVLEANLLLPKHGLVTFTWGNVSGIDRQKGLVVIKPSGVEYSDMKAQDMVVIDLATGKQVEGSMKPSSDTATHLVLYRAFPNIGGIVHTHSRWATVYAQAGMGIPALGTTHGDYFYGEIPCTRKMTVEEINGEPGHYELETGNVILETFKDKSADDIPAVVVHSHGPFTWGKNAKNAVHNAVVLEEIAFMAWHNQMMNPHIKPMQQELLDKHYLRKHGSNAYYGQ is encoded by the coding sequence TTGCTAGAAACATTAAAAGAAGAAGTTCTAGAAGCTAACTTATTATTGCCGAAACATGGGCTTGTTACTTTCACATGGGGAAATGTATCGGGTATTGATCGACAAAAGGGGCTGGTTGTTATAAAGCCTTCAGGTGTAGAATACTCCGATATGAAAGCCCAAGACATGGTTGTTATAGATTTGGCTACAGGCAAGCAGGTTGAAGGGTCTATGAAGCCTTCGTCAGACACAGCTACACATTTGGTGCTGTATCGTGCATTTCCTAATATAGGTGGTATTGTACATACACATAGCAGATGGGCTACAGTGTATGCACAGGCAGGTATGGGAATTCCTGCACTAGGAACAACACATGGAGATTATTTCTATGGTGAGATTCCATGCACACGGAAGATGACGGTGGAGGAAATAAATGGAGAGCCTGGGCACTATGAACTTGAAACAGGTAATGTTATTTTAGAAACATTTAAGGATAAAAGTGCTGATGATATTCCAGCTGTTGTTGTGCACAGCCATGGTCCATTTACTTGGGGTAAGAATGCGAAAAACGCAGTCCACAATGCTGTAGTGCTTGAGGAAATAGCATTTATGGCATGGCATAACCAAATGATGAACCCGCATATTAAGCCAATGCAGCAAGAATTACTAGACAAGCATTATCTGCGTAAGCATGGTTCAAATGCATATTACGGACAGTAG
- a CDS encoding phage holin family protein, with amino-acid sequence MEKVEHKERSSVVQFILRLVVGAVVLAITAYFTPGFSISSWVSLAIAAVVLAVLDLLVNMISGINAAPFGRGISGFLLAAVIIYAIKFFVPGYNITLLGALIGAVVYGIVDAIIPGRAM; translated from the coding sequence ATGGAAAAAGTTGAGCATAAGGAACGATCTAGTGTTGTGCAATTTATATTGCGTTTAGTTGTTGGAGCAGTCGTTTTAGCCATAACAGCATATTTTACGCCTGGCTTTTCAATTTCATCATGGGTTTCACTAGCAATCGCCGCAGTTGTTCTTGCTGTTTTAGATTTGCTAGTTAATATGATTTCAGGAATTAATGCTGCTCCATTTGGAAGAGGAATTTCTGGCTTTTTACTAGCTGCGGTTATTATATACGCTATTAAGTTTTTTGTCCCAGGATACAATATAACTCTACTTGGCGCTTTAATCGGTGCTGTAGTTTATGGTATCGTAGATGCAATTATTCCTGGAAGAGCAATGTAA
- a CDS encoding peptidoglycan DD-metalloendopeptidase family protein gives MNLSSIIKKLNKTYSIVIIPNSNDSVKKYSIKAPFAKLLATLLLVLSISFSVYMINFSQSSVQAKELSKKDLQQQIETLSLSLIEQNKLLAASNNQIKTLQSNEAANKQKINEFTAMYKQIADDYISKSNRGSADKSKVTGQAGLDLIELNGIVEQLNKDFNSDEQLINELKNSKEKLEKVVNAIPTLIPASGKISSPFGMRNHPIKKVNKEHDGVDIDSSTGDPILASAAGIVEFSGYSSGYGNHVIIDHGNGYRTLYAHSSKLLVKKGDTIKKGQKIALVGSTGLSTGPHLHFEIRINNTPVDPTEYLDFTSSK, from the coding sequence ATGAATCTTTCAAGTATTATCAAAAAACTCAATAAGACCTACTCAATAGTTATAATACCAAATAGTAATGATAGTGTTAAAAAGTATTCAATTAAGGCACCATTTGCAAAACTGTTAGCTACATTGCTTTTAGTTCTTTCGATTTCATTTTCAGTATATATGATTAATTTTTCACAGAGCAGTGTACAAGCTAAGGAATTGAGCAAAAAAGACTTACAGCAGCAGATAGAGACCTTATCCCTTTCACTCATTGAGCAAAATAAGCTGTTGGCAGCTAGCAATAATCAAATAAAAACCCTGCAATCAAATGAAGCAGCTAATAAACAAAAAATTAATGAGTTTACTGCCATGTATAAGCAAATAGCTGATGATTATATCTCTAAGTCTAATAGGGGTTCTGCTGACAAAAGCAAAGTCACGGGCCAAGCTGGCTTAGACTTAATTGAACTAAATGGTATTGTAGAGCAATTAAATAAAGATTTTAATTCAGATGAACAGTTGATTAATGAACTTAAAAATTCAAAAGAAAAACTTGAAAAGGTAGTTAACGCTATTCCTACATTGATTCCTGCTTCAGGAAAAATAAGTTCTCCATTTGGAATGAGGAACCACCCCATTAAAAAAGTAAATAAAGAACATGACGGTGTTGATATAGACTCTTCTACTGGTGATCCAATATTGGCATCTGCTGCAGGTATCGTAGAATTCTCAGGATATTCAAGTGGATATGGTAACCATGTTATAATAGATCATGGAAATGGATATCGTACATTATATGCCCACTCTTCAAAATTGCTAGTAAAAAAAGGTGATACTATAAAAAAAGGCCAAAAAATAGCCTTAGTTGGTAGTACAGGCTTAAGCACAGGACCTCACCTGCATTTTGAAATTAGAATTAATAATACTCCTGTTGATCCAACTGAGTATCTTGATTTTACTTCATCTAAATAA
- a CDS encoding transglycosylase domain-containing protein, with amino-acid sequence MKSNGNTASGKSEQKKKTKKKSVYSQFALAVLKTVVVIFISIGCTFAGILAGACLGYLKSADAITPNQLELTKLTSFIYDSEGAEIAQIKGSENRVVVVHSEIPDNLRNAFIAIEDKNFYNHGGVDSKRFIKAAISYIINLGDASFGGSTITQQLVKNITGNEDTTIKRKVQEAWQAIQLERNLSKDQILDNYMNRITTGSGCYGVQAAAKKFFNKDVKDLSLAECASIAGVTKSPGYYDPTLGENNKKRNKERQEIILRAMLDQGKITQNEYDEAIAEELKIYENKTDENVSVNNVQSYFVDYVLTQVQKDLMEKYNISSDAANIKIYNSGLKIYTTQDSKIQKIMNEEFTNIENFPVNKKISNPDMQAQGAMLVLDPNTGYIRGMYGAYGYKKGNFTLNRATSMKRQPGSSFKPIAVYGPSIDLGLITPATVVDDVPIYLDPQNPTTPYPKNSESSFRGLSTIRSGIRSSINVVAAKVFMDYLGAEKSVEYLKKVNIDRSKEKYVSMALGGLNEGVNPLIMASAYVPFVNNGVYFEPIAYTKVTDESGNIILDKTKEQKKNIVYKETTAFLMTNMMRDVVTSGTAATGGLGTVKNSAGKVIPTAGKTGTTNDNYDKWFVGYSPYYVGATWYGYNNPKSLKSSEYNQSLLLWNKVMNRIHADLEVKDFQQPEGLVKKSVCIYSGKLPGEHCSHDPRGNAIRTEYFVKGTEPKDTCDVHVLARVDTTSKDIYGRPLLANEHCPASAVQERVFIQRPVPYLPKDPSLVSKIKDWIYELPQGEYCTIHSSSSIIGPPSNSTKGPNAPLPQFGQGPILDTPFFLNEDLDVIP; translated from the coding sequence ATGAAATCTAACGGAAATACTGCTTCAGGCAAAAGTGAGCAAAAAAAGAAAACAAAGAAAAAAAGCGTGTATTCACAATTTGCTCTCGCTGTTTTGAAAACAGTAGTTGTTATCTTTATATCAATTGGCTGCACTTTTGCTGGTATATTAGCAGGTGCTTGTCTTGGTTATTTAAAAAGCGCTGATGCAATTACACCAAATCAACTTGAATTAACTAAACTTACTTCTTTTATATATGATTCAGAAGGTGCTGAAATAGCTCAGATTAAAGGCAGTGAGAACAGAGTTGTAGTAGTTCATTCAGAAATTCCAGATAATTTGAGAAATGCATTTATCGCAATTGAAGATAAGAACTTTTATAATCATGGAGGCGTTGACAGCAAAAGATTTATAAAAGCGGCTATTAGTTATATTATTAATTTAGGAGATGCTTCCTTTGGCGGTAGTACCATCACTCAACAATTAGTTAAAAATATTACTGGCAACGAAGATACTACAATAAAAAGAAAAGTCCAGGAAGCTTGGCAAGCTATTCAGCTTGAAAGAAATCTCTCAAAGGATCAAATTCTTGATAATTACATGAACCGTATTACTACAGGTTCAGGCTGCTATGGTGTACAAGCTGCAGCAAAAAAGTTCTTTAATAAGGATGTAAAGGACTTGTCACTTGCTGAATGTGCAAGTATTGCTGGTGTAACAAAATCTCCTGGATATTATGATCCTACTTTGGGTGAAAATAATAAAAAAAGAAACAAAGAACGTCAAGAGATTATTTTACGAGCAATGCTGGATCAAGGTAAAATTACTCAAAATGAGTATGATGAGGCTATTGCTGAAGAACTGAAAATTTACGAAAACAAAACAGATGAGAATGTTTCTGTTAATAATGTTCAGAGTTATTTTGTTGACTATGTTCTGACTCAGGTTCAAAAGGACTTAATGGAAAAGTACAATATTTCTAGTGATGCTGCTAATATAAAGATTTACAATAGCGGCTTGAAAATATATACAACCCAGGACTCTAAAATTCAAAAAATAATGAATGAAGAGTTTACGAATATAGAAAATTTTCCTGTAAACAAAAAGATAAGTAATCCTGATATGCAGGCTCAAGGTGCAATGCTTGTCTTAGATCCTAATACAGGATATATTCGTGGTATGTATGGGGCATATGGATATAAAAAGGGTAATTTCACTCTTAACAGAGCTACCTCAATGAAAAGACAGCCCGGTTCAAGCTTTAAGCCAATAGCTGTTTATGGTCCGTCGATAGACTTGGGCTTAATAACACCTGCAACTGTTGTAGATGATGTCCCAATTTATCTTGACCCGCAGAACCCAACTACACCATATCCTAAAAACTCCGAATCTAGCTTTAGAGGTCTTTCTACAATAAGAAGTGGTATTAGAAGTTCCATAAATGTTGTAGCAGCAAAAGTTTTTATGGATTATTTAGGTGCTGAAAAATCAGTTGAATACCTAAAGAAGGTAAATATTGATAGATCTAAAGAAAAATATGTTTCTATGGCTCTTGGTGGTCTTAATGAGGGTGTTAATCCATTAATTATGGCTTCTGCATATGTTCCCTTTGTTAACAACGGTGTATATTTTGAACCAATAGCATACACAAAGGTTACTGACGAAAGTGGCAATATAATACTTGATAAAACTAAAGAACAGAAAAAGAACATTGTATATAAAGAAACGACAGCCTTCCTTATGACTAATATGATGAGAGATGTTGTAACATCTGGTACAGCTGCTACAGGCGGTCTAGGAACTGTTAAAAACTCAGCCGGAAAAGTTATACCAACAGCAGGAAAAACAGGTACAACTAACGATAATTACGACAAATGGTTTGTTGGATACTCTCCATATTATGTAGGTGCTACATGGTATGGATACAATAACCCAAAGTCATTAAAAAGTTCTGAGTATAATCAATCCCTTCTATTATGGAATAAAGTAATGAATAGGATACATGCTGACTTAGAGGTTAAAGACTTCCAGCAACCTGAGGGACTTGTAAAGAAATCTGTCTGCATATATTCAGGTAAATTACCAGGTGAGCATTGCAGCCATGATCCTAGAGGAAATGCAATCAGAACTGAGTATTTTGTAAAAGGTACAGAACCCAAAGATACCTGTGATGTCCATGTGTTAGCAAGAGTGGATACTACTAGCAAAGACATATACGGCAGACCATTGTTAGCAAACGAACATTGTCCTGCTTCGGCAGTACAAGAAAGAGTATTTATTCAAAGACCAGTTCCTTACCTTCCTAAAGACCCATCTTTAGTGTCAAAGATTAAGGATTGGATATATGAACTCCCTCAAGGTGAGTACTGTACTATACACAGTTCATCTAGTATTATAGGGCCTCCATCTAACTCTACAAAAGGACCTAATGCTCCACTTCCGCAATTTGGTCAGGGCCCAATTCTAGATACTCCTTTTTTTCTGAATGAGGACTTAGATGTTATTCCATAA
- a CDS encoding ferritin family protein yields MNENEIEITTYDRLLRAWENSMELVRDYEMYSKRVEDEKVKNVFKEFAEDEGMHASKLRNMILDYKKRV; encoded by the coding sequence ATGAATGAGAATGAAATAGAAATTACAACTTATGATAGGCTGCTTAGAGCGTGGGAAAATTCAATGGAACTAGTTAGAGATTATGAAATGTATTCTAAAAGGGTAGAAGATGAAAAGGTTAAGAATGTATTTAAGGAATTTGCTGAAGATGAAGGAATGCATGCATCTAAGCTGCGAAATATGATTTTGGACTATAAAAAACGAGTTTAG